The Aureispira anguillae genome contains a region encoding:
- a CDS encoding YfcC family protein, whose product MNQPLEETDNKSKFSFPSAHTVLLIIAAFVALLTWLVPAGKYDQLEYKAATDNQPALFIHHAQDGDKEYPGTQATLDDLGMKIDIKKFEDGAIWKAVGIPGTYHVLKSNPQGIEEFIQSPLKGIMEAIDVILFVLIIGGFIGIVNHTGAFDAGVASLARRLKGRETWLIIIISSLIAIGGTTFGLAEETIAFYPILVPVFLAARYDAMVALATIYIGSSMGTMASTVNPFSAIIASNSAGINWTSGLYGRLTMLVLGMGICLWYIIRYAERVRKDPSKSIIYEQKAAIEAQFMNKNLEKDQAFTLSTQLVLVLFVLSFVAMIFGVSIRGWWFMEMTTVFFVGAILIGLVAKIKEKVFVEQFVKGANDLLNVALIIGLARGVTVLMDEGLISDTLLYYASGTVEGMPKAIFANVMMFLYAGLSFFIPSSSGMAVLSMPIMAPLADVVAAPREIVVDAYQYGMGLMAFITPTGLILASLTMVNVTYDKWIKFVLPLLIILTIFSMFYLTLSVYLF is encoded by the coding sequence ATGAATCAGCCCCTTGAAGAAACAGACAACAAATCTAAATTTAGTTTTCCCTCGGCTCACACCGTTTTGCTTATCATTGCTGCATTCGTAGCATTGTTAACTTGGCTTGTTCCCGCTGGCAAATACGACCAATTGGAATACAAAGCAGCAACAGACAACCAGCCAGCTCTTTTTATTCATCACGCCCAAGATGGCGATAAAGAGTATCCTGGTACGCAGGCAACCCTAGATGACTTAGGGATGAAAATTGACATCAAAAAATTTGAAGATGGAGCAATCTGGAAAGCGGTTGGTATTCCAGGCACGTATCATGTATTAAAAAGTAACCCACAAGGCATCGAAGAATTTATACAATCGCCACTCAAAGGAATCATGGAAGCGATAGATGTAATTCTATTTGTTTTAATCATTGGTGGTTTTATAGGAATCGTCAATCATACAGGAGCCTTTGACGCAGGCGTTGCCAGCCTAGCAAGACGTCTAAAAGGTCGAGAAACTTGGCTTATCATCATTATCTCTTCCTTGATAGCCATTGGAGGAACGACCTTTGGTTTGGCAGAAGAAACCATTGCCTTCTACCCTATTTTAGTGCCTGTTTTTCTAGCTGCACGCTATGATGCTATGGTTGCATTAGCGACCATTTACATCGGCTCCTCCATGGGCACAATGGCTTCTACCGTCAATCCTTTTAGTGCTATTATTGCTTCTAACTCTGCGGGAATCAATTGGACCAGTGGTTTGTATGGTCGTTTGACAATGCTCGTTCTAGGAATGGGCATTTGCCTGTGGTATATTATTCGATATGCCGAGCGAGTACGCAAAGATCCTTCTAAATCTATTATTTATGAGCAAAAGGCAGCCATTGAAGCTCAATTTATGAATAAAAACCTCGAAAAAGACCAGGCGTTTACCTTATCCACCCAACTCGTCTTAGTCCTTTTTGTCCTTTCTTTTGTGGCTATGATTTTTGGCGTTTCTATTCGAGGATGGTGGTTTATGGAAATGACAACGGTATTTTTTGTAGGCGCTATCCTGATTGGATTGGTTGCCAAAATAAAAGAAAAAGTTTTTGTAGAACAATTTGTAAAAGGAGCCAATGACCTGCTCAATGTAGCCTTGATTATTGGTCTGGCAAGAGGCGTTACTGTTTTAATGGACGAGGGATTAATTAGTGATACCCTACTCTATTATGCATCTGGAACAGTAGAAGGCATGCCCAAGGCTATTTTTGCCAATGTAATGATGTTTTTATATGCTGGTTTGTCGTTCTTTATTCCCTCTTCTTCTGGAATGGCCGTATTGTCCATGCCTATTATGGCACCATTGGCAGATGTGGTGGCTGCTCCAAGAGAGATTGTTGTAGATGCTTATCAATATGGTATGGGATTAATGGCTTTTATTACCCCTACAGGCTTAATTTTAGCCTCTCTAACCATGGTCAATGTAACGTATGACAAATGGATAAAATTTGTTCTGCCTTTACTGATTATTTTAACTATTTTTTCCATGTTTTACCTTACCCTTTCTGTTTATCTTTTTTAG
- a CDS encoding HAD family hydrolase, whose protein sequence is MTKTKLAIFDIDGTLTKTNEIDHLCYIDTVQRFIDKRFTTFEAESFTHFTDSCILIELYKRFLNRPPSALEEEAFKAYYFNALQESLNNSPNYFQAIDGAVEIMHAFSDEWAVALATGCWVESAKIKLAGGGVDIGQHPLATASDAITRQDIMLTAVERSKVLHQTNQFEHVVYIGDGMWDKSSCASLAMPFVGMDADNDNYTTGKLGNFHLLANYTNQERVFQLLEEAICPVI, encoded by the coding sequence ATGACCAAAACCAAATTAGCAATTTTTGACATTGACGGTACCCTTACCAAGACCAATGAAATTGACCACCTTTGTTATATTGATACCGTACAACGCTTTATCGACAAACGCTTTACCACCTTTGAAGCAGAATCTTTTACCCATTTTACCGATAGCTGTATTTTGATAGAACTGTACAAACGTTTTTTGAATCGACCGCCCAGTGCGCTAGAAGAAGAAGCATTTAAAGCCTATTATTTTAATGCCCTTCAAGAAAGTCTAAACAATAGCCCCAATTACTTTCAGGCAATTGACGGCGCAGTTGAAATTATGCATGCCTTTTCGGATGAATGGGCAGTTGCTTTGGCTACAGGCTGTTGGGTCGAATCTGCAAAGATCAAATTAGCAGGAGGAGGCGTTGATATTGGTCAACATCCATTGGCTACTGCCAGTGATGCAATTACTCGACAAGATATTATGCTAACAGCGGTAGAACGTTCTAAAGTACTGCATCAAACCAACCAATTTGAACATGTTGTTTATATTGGAGATGGTATGTGGGACAAGAGTAGCTGTGCTTCTTTAGCCATGCCTTTTGTTGGCATGGATGCTGATAATGATAACTATACCACTGGAAAGCTGGGCAATTTTCATCTTTTGGCAAATTATACCAATCAAGAACGAGTATTCCAGTTGCTAGAAGAAGCCATCTGCCCTGTTATCTAG